The Lysobacter capsici genome has a segment encoding these proteins:
- the ahcY gene encoding adenosylhomocysteinase has protein sequence MNAALKTFSTEGDYKVADITLADWGRKEIDIAEHEMPGLMSIRKKYAVAQSLKGVRVTGSLHMTIQTAVLIETLRDLGADVRWASCNIFSTQDHAAAAIAASGTPVFAWKGESLEEYWDCTLEALTFPGNGTDKHLGPQLVVDDGGDVTLLIHKGYELENGDGWVNTPSGNHEEQVIKNLLKRVHAERPGFWHTVVRDWKGVSEETTTGVHRLYQLAEAGSLLVPAINVNDSVTKSKFDNLYGCRESLADGLKRAMDVMLAGKVAVVCGYGDVGKGSAHSLRAYGARVVVTEIDPINALQAAMEGFEVNTVESTLGRGDIYVTTTGNKDVLTLAHMQGMKDQAIVCNIGHFDNEIQVDALVASGAKHLNIKPQVDKYTFAGGNSIFLLAEGRLVNLGCATGHPSFVMSNSFSNQTLAQIDLWANKDNYEAKVYILPKKLDEEVARLHLEKIGVKLTTLTDEQAKYLGVSVDGPYKPDHYRY, from the coding sequence ATGAACGCAGCACTGAAGACCTTCTCGACCGAAGGCGATTACAAGGTCGCCGACATCACCCTGGCCGACTGGGGCCGCAAGGAAATCGACATCGCCGAGCACGAAATGCCGGGCCTGATGTCGATCCGCAAGAAGTACGCCGTCGCCCAATCGCTCAAGGGCGTGCGCGTGACCGGCTCGCTGCACATGACCATCCAGACCGCGGTGCTGATCGAGACCCTGCGCGACCTCGGCGCCGACGTGCGCTGGGCTTCGTGCAACATCTTCTCGACCCAGGACCACGCCGCCGCCGCGATCGCCGCCAGCGGCACCCCGGTGTTCGCCTGGAAGGGCGAGTCGCTGGAAGAGTATTGGGACTGCACCCTGGAAGCGCTGACCTTCCCGGGCAACGGCACCGACAAGCACCTCGGCCCGCAGCTCGTCGTCGACGACGGCGGCGACGTCACCTTGCTGATCCACAAGGGCTATGAGCTCGAAAACGGCGACGGCTGGGTCAACACCCCGTCGGGCAACCACGAAGAACAGGTGATCAAGAACCTGCTCAAGCGCGTGCACGCCGAGCGTCCGGGCTTCTGGCACACCGTCGTGCGCGACTGGAAGGGCGTGTCGGAAGAGACCACCACCGGCGTGCACCGTCTGTATCAGCTGGCCGAAGCCGGCTCGCTGCTGGTTCCGGCGATCAACGTCAACGACTCGGTCACCAAGTCGAAGTTCGACAACCTCTACGGCTGCCGCGAGTCGCTGGCCGACGGCCTCAAGCGCGCGATGGACGTGATGCTGGCCGGCAAGGTCGCGGTCGTGTGCGGTTACGGCGACGTCGGCAAGGGCTCGGCCCACTCGCTGCGCGCGTACGGCGCCCGCGTCGTGGTCACCGAGATCGACCCGATCAACGCCCTGCAGGCGGCGATGGAAGGCTTCGAAGTCAACACGGTGGAGAGCACCCTGGGCCGCGGCGACATCTACGTCACCACCACCGGCAACAAGGACGTGCTGACCCTGGCCCACATGCAGGGCATGAAGGACCAGGCCATCGTCTGCAACATCGGCCACTTCGACAACGAGATCCAGGTCGACGCGCTGGTCGCTTCCGGCGCCAAGCACCTCAACATCAAGCCGCAGGTCGACAAGTACACCTTCGCCGGCGGCAACTCGATCTTCCTGCTGGCCGAAGGCCGACTGGTGAACCTGGGCTGCGCCACCGGCCACCCGAGCTTCGTGATGTCGAACTCGTTCTCCAACCAGACCCTCGCCCAGATCGACCTGTGGGCGAACAAGGACAACTACGAGGCCAAGGTCTACATCCTGCCGAAGAAGCTCGACGAAGAAGTCGCGCGCCTGCACCTGGAAAAGATCGGCGTGAAGCTGACCACCCTGACCGACGAGCAGGCCAAGTACCTGGGCGTGTCGGTGGACGGTCCGTACAAGCCGGATCATTACCGCTACTGA
- a CDS encoding prolyl oligopeptidase family serine peptidase, with protein MLLALGLTPPAMAAQKARNAAPAAAKPQSDGYQLPPKPLQAIVDAPRPPQMFLSPRRDRVALVQTPSLPGIAVVAQPELKLAGLRIHPRVRAQSRFSFGSQLSLLDTGTGKSIEIEGLPSPLSLATLQWSPDQRWIAFNRIDTASAANELWLIELETRHARKLVSGLNTVGAGYQWMPDSRRLLVQLQPEGQGEAPPSDATPTGPAAQETQASATVRQIRTYQDLLRNENDARLFEYYLRSQLATVDLTGQVSKVGLPALYVEVEPSPDGRHLLTTTLERPFSYQVPASQFAHRIDVLTPDGKFEHEVARLPLVEGLPTGNDAVPTGVRDIAWRSDVPATLVWAEAQDGGDPARAVEIRDAVLMQAAPFDKPPQTLARLSSRFERARWGRDDLALIDEFWWKTRQVRQWRIAPDHGDRAPELIFEGSSEDRYNDPGEPLMQREDNGRERLLTSSDGASLYYSGEGASAEGDRPFLDRFDLADKKRTRLFHSQAPYYEKPFALLDADAKRLLTTRESPTQPSNLNLRDLSVADAAPRALTHFPHPTPQLKDIKKEQIRYKRADGVELTANLYLPAGFDAKRDGPLPMLMYAYPAEFKSASAASQVNDSPYRFNAVSYWGPLPYLAMGYAVLDNPSMPIVGEGDREPNDSYIQQLTASAQAAVDEVVRRGVADRNRIAISGHSYGAFMTANLLAHTRLFKAGIARSGAYNRTLTPFGFQAEERNYWQAQSTYEAMSPFNFADKIKDPLLLIHGEQDNNSGTFPIQSERMYAAIKGLGGHARLVMLPNESHAYRARESIMQMMAETNRWLELYVKNAKPDAPAAAKTAKEAAAK; from the coding sequence CTGCTGCTGGCCCTGGGCCTCACCCCGCCGGCCATGGCCGCGCAGAAAGCCAGGAACGCCGCGCCGGCCGCGGCCAAGCCGCAGAGCGACGGCTACCAACTGCCGCCCAAGCCCCTGCAGGCCATCGTCGATGCGCCGCGCCCGCCGCAGATGTTCCTCAGCCCACGCCGCGACCGGGTCGCGCTGGTGCAGACTCCGTCGCTGCCGGGCATCGCCGTGGTCGCGCAGCCGGAGTTGAAACTCGCCGGCCTGCGCATCCATCCGCGGGTGCGCGCGCAAAGTCGTTTCAGCTTCGGCAGCCAGTTGAGCCTGCTCGACACCGGCACCGGCAAGAGCATCGAGATCGAAGGTCTGCCGTCGCCGCTGTCGCTGGCGACCTTGCAGTGGTCGCCCGATCAGCGCTGGATCGCGTTCAACCGCATCGACACGGCCAGCGCGGCCAACGAGCTGTGGCTGATCGAACTGGAGACGCGTCACGCGCGCAAGCTGGTGTCTGGTCTCAATACGGTCGGCGCCGGTTACCAATGGATGCCCGACAGCCGCCGTCTGCTGGTGCAACTGCAGCCCGAAGGGCAGGGCGAAGCGCCGCCCAGCGACGCCACCCCGACCGGTCCGGCCGCGCAGGAAACCCAGGCCAGCGCCACCGTGCGCCAGATCCGCACCTACCAGGACCTGCTGCGCAACGAGAACGACGCGCGCCTGTTCGAGTACTACCTGCGCTCGCAGCTGGCCACGGTCGATCTGACCGGCCAGGTCAGCAAGGTCGGATTGCCGGCCTTGTACGTCGAAGTCGAGCCGTCGCCGGACGGCCGCCATCTGTTGACGACCACGCTGGAGCGTCCGTTCTCGTATCAGGTGCCGGCCTCGCAGTTCGCGCATCGCATCGACGTGCTCACGCCCGACGGCAAGTTCGAACACGAAGTCGCGCGTCTGCCCTTGGTCGAAGGCCTGCCGACCGGCAACGACGCGGTGCCCACCGGCGTACGCGATATCGCCTGGCGCAGCGACGTGCCGGCGACCCTGGTCTGGGCCGAGGCGCAGGACGGTGGCGACCCGGCCCGCGCGGTCGAGATCCGCGATGCGGTGCTGATGCAGGCCGCGCCGTTCGATAAGCCGCCGCAGACCTTGGCGCGTCTGTCATCGCGCTTCGAGCGTGCGCGCTGGGGTCGCGACGATCTGGCCCTGATCGATGAGTTCTGGTGGAAGACGCGCCAGGTCCGGCAATGGCGCATCGCGCCCGATCACGGCGATCGCGCGCCCGAGCTGATTTTCGAGGGCAGCAGTGAAGACCGTTACAACGATCCGGGCGAGCCGCTGATGCAACGCGAAGACAACGGCCGCGAGCGCCTGCTGACCTCCAGCGACGGCGCCAGCCTGTACTACAGCGGCGAAGGCGCCTCGGCCGAGGGCGACCGTCCCTTCCTTGACCGCTTCGACCTGGCCGACAAGAAGCGCACCCGTCTGTTCCATTCGCAGGCGCCGTATTACGAGAAACCGTTCGCGTTGCTCGACGCCGACGCCAAGCGCCTGCTGACCACGCGCGAATCGCCGACCCAGCCGAGCAATCTGAACTTGCGCGATCTGTCCGTGGCCGACGCCGCGCCGCGGGCGCTCACCCATTTCCCGCATCCCACGCCGCAGCTCAAGGACATCAAGAAAGAACAGATCCGCTACAAGCGTGCCGACGGTGTCGAGCTGACCGCGAACCTGTATCTGCCGGCCGGCTTTGACGCCAAGCGCGACGGGCCGCTGCCGATGCTGATGTACGCGTATCCGGCCGAATTCAAATCCGCCAGCGCGGCCAGTCAGGTCAACGACTCGCCGTACCGCTTCAACGCGGTGAGCTATTGGGGGCCGCTGCCGTATCTGGCGATGGGCTATGCGGTGCTCGACAACCCGTCGATGCCGATCGTCGGCGAAGGCGACCGCGAACCCAACGACAGCTACATCCAGCAGCTCACCGCCAGCGCCCAGGCCGCGGTCGACGAAGTGGTGCGGCGCGGCGTCGCCGACCGTAACCGCATCGCGATCAGCGGCCATTCCTACGGCGCGTTCATGACCGCGAACCTGCTCGCCCACACCCGCTTGTTCAAGGCCGGCATCGCCCGCAGCGGCGCCTACAACCGCACCCTGACCCCGTTCGGTTTCCAGGCCGAGGAACGCAACTACTGGCAGGCGCAGTCCACCTACGAGGCGATGTCGCCGTTCAATTTCGCCGACAAGATCAAGGACCCGCTGCTGCTGATCCATGGCGAGCAGGACAACAACTCCGGCACCTTCCCGATCCAGAGCGAACGCATGTACGCCGCGATCAAGGGCCTGGGCGGCCACGCCCGGCTGGTGATGCTGCCGAACGAAAGCCACGCCTATCGCGCGCGCGAATCGATCATGCAGATGATGGCCGAGACCAATCGGTGGCTGGAGTTGTATGTGAAGAATGCCAAGCCCGACGCGCCCGCCGCCGCGAAGACGGCGAAAGAGGCAGCCGCGAAGTAG
- a CDS encoding DUF3955 domain-containing protein — protein sequence MIDKRGAPPHTRFIASPHAPINLHLIATPLDLEPMPETTMSKINPLSTLSLVLIALGGACLLAFNLIGSTIDAQGVLHEPFGLIPIGWLLIACGVVLGLASLTRAALRLLKPRSDRQPR from the coding sequence ATGATCGATAAGCGCGGGGCTCCGCCTCACACCCGCTTCATCGCCAGCCCACATGCGCCGATCAATCTGCATCTCATTGCAACGCCGCTGGACCTCGAACCAATGCCGGAAACGACCATGAGCAAGATCAATCCGCTATCCACCTTGTCGCTCGTCCTGATCGCTCTCGGCGGCGCCTGCCTGCTCGCGTTCAACCTGATCGGCTCCACGATCGACGCGCAAGGCGTGTTGCACGAGCCATTCGGGCTGATTCCGATCGGCTGGCTGTTGATCGCATGCGGCGTCGTGCTCGGACTGGCGAGCCTGACGCGAGCCGCACTGCGCCTGCTGAAACCGCGTTCGGATCGTCAGCCTAGGTAA
- a CDS encoding OmpA family protein — translation MSHAVPSRLLTLAAFVAALCACGRGDGAAASPDPSASASVPAATADAASANTTTPTANAAPLTAGDREFPVIPTIVVPDILGVTPAQRALESSMQDLINPIDGITIKPARCGDGGALINDAGLTHLDAQGNLSRNDGKGIFNLSADGSGSANYQGGLITVNADGSGSINTGGDEDDEDGGEKAVISVNADGSGSYTGRGDTIRLDGKGGGSWNGEMGLITYNGDGSGSWNGPQGLITINADGSGTWNGPDGLVRNDGKGRGTVGTPPREMAMAPIPKLAPAGRFPLLNKFVVPGAPCGVLITLNDKVLFDFDKSDIRPDAAEVLDTLAEALAKIQAKGMQIRGHTDAKGSDDYNLSLSDRRAQSVVAALRQRGAAKDADARGFGESQPVAPNEVDGRDNPSGRQLNRRVEIYVKT, via the coding sequence ATGTCGCATGCAGTGCCAAGCAGACTTTTGACCCTCGCCGCATTCGTCGCCGCCTTGTGCGCGTGCGGGCGCGGCGACGGCGCCGCCGCCTCGCCGGATCCATCGGCTAGCGCGTCGGTACCGGCCGCGACGGCGGATGCGGCTTCGGCGAATACGACAACGCCGACCGCCAACGCCGCGCCGTTGACCGCCGGCGATCGCGAATTTCCGGTCATCCCGACCATCGTCGTGCCCGACATCCTCGGCGTGACGCCGGCGCAGCGCGCGCTGGAAAGCTCGATGCAGGATCTGATCAATCCGATCGACGGCATCACGATCAAGCCGGCCCGCTGCGGCGACGGCGGCGCGCTGATCAACGACGCGGGCCTGACTCACCTCGACGCCCAGGGCAATCTGTCCCGCAACGACGGCAAGGGCATCTTCAATCTGAGCGCCGACGGCAGCGGTTCGGCCAATTACCAAGGCGGGTTGATCACGGTCAACGCCGACGGTTCGGGTTCGATCAATACCGGCGGCGATGAGGACGATGAGGATGGGGGCGAGAAAGCCGTCATCAGCGTCAACGCCGACGGCTCGGGCAGTTACACCGGCCGCGGTGACACCATCCGTCTGGACGGCAAGGGCGGCGGCAGCTGGAACGGCGAGATGGGCCTGATCACCTACAATGGCGACGGCTCGGGCAGTTGGAACGGCCCGCAGGGCCTGATCACCATCAACGCCGACGGTTCGGGCACCTGGAACGGCCCCGACGGGCTGGTGCGCAACGACGGCAAGGGCCGCGGCACGGTCGGCACGCCGCCGCGCGAAATGGCGATGGCGCCGATCCCGAAGCTCGCGCCGGCCGGCCGTTTCCCGCTGTTGAACAAGTTCGTCGTGCCCGGCGCGCCGTGCGGTGTGCTGATCACGCTCAACGACAAGGTGCTGTTCGATTTCGACAAGTCCGACATCCGTCCGGACGCGGCCGAAGTGCTCGATACGCTGGCCGAAGCCTTGGCCAAGATCCAGGCCAAGGGCATGCAGATCCGCGGCCATACCGACGCCAAGGGCAGCGACGACTACAACCTGTCGCTGTCCGATCGCCGCGCCCAGTCGGTGGTGGCGGCATTGCGGCAGCGCGGCGCGGCGAAGGACGCGGATGCGCGCGGGTTCGGCGAATCGCAACCGGTCGCGCCGAACGAGGTCGACGGCCGCGACAATCCGTCCGGCCGCCAGCTCAATCGGCGGGTGGAGATCTACGTCAAGACCTGA
- the metK gene encoding methionine adenosyltransferase has product MSSYLFTSESVSEGHPDKIADQISDAVLDAILAQDKRARVACETLVKTGAAIVAGEVTTSAWVDIEGLARKVINDIGYNNSNVGFDGHTCAIINMLGKQSPDIAAGVDRKKPEEQGAGDQGLMFGYACNEAPEYMPAPIYYSHRLVEQQAKIRKQKNSKLPWLRPDAKSQVTLRYDNEHKVLGLDAVVLSTQHDPGIKQKDLIEGVYEHILKPVLPKAWLEKLPKNKVHINPTGIFVIGGPVGDCGLTGRKIIVDSYGGMARHGGGAFSGKDPSKVDRSAAYAARYVAKNIVAAGLADRCEVQVSYAIGVAEPTSISVTTFGTGKISDDKIEKLIRKHFDLRPYGIVKMLDLIHPVYQLTAAYGHFGRKPKEVSYVDGAGKKQTATAFSWEKTDKADELRKDAGLKK; this is encoded by the coding sequence ATGTCGAGCTACCTGTTCACTTCCGAGTCCGTGTCCGAAGGCCATCCGGACAAGATCGCCGACCAGATTTCCGATGCGGTGCTGGACGCCATCCTCGCTCAGGACAAGCGCGCGCGCGTGGCCTGCGAAACCCTGGTCAAGACCGGCGCGGCCATCGTCGCCGGCGAAGTGACCACCAGCGCCTGGGTCGACATCGAAGGCCTGGCGCGCAAGGTCATCAACGACATCGGCTACAACAATTCGAATGTCGGCTTCGACGGCCACACCTGCGCGATCATCAACATGCTCGGCAAGCAGTCGCCCGACATCGCCGCCGGCGTCGACCGCAAGAAGCCCGAGGAACAAGGCGCGGGCGACCAGGGCCTGATGTTCGGCTACGCCTGCAACGAAGCCCCGGAGTACATGCCGGCGCCGATCTACTACTCGCACCGTCTGGTCGAGCAGCAGGCCAAGATCCGCAAGCAGAAGAATTCCAAGCTGCCGTGGCTGCGTCCGGACGCCAAGTCGCAGGTCACCCTGCGCTACGACAACGAGCACAAGGTGCTGGGCCTGGACGCGGTGGTGCTGTCGACCCAGCACGACCCGGGCATCAAGCAGAAAGACCTGATCGAAGGCGTGTACGAGCACATCCTCAAGCCGGTGCTGCCGAAGGCGTGGCTGGAAAAGCTGCCGAAGAACAAGGTCCACATCAACCCGACCGGCATCTTCGTGATCGGCGGCCCGGTCGGCGACTGCGGCCTGACCGGCCGCAAGATCATCGTCGACAGCTACGGCGGCATGGCCCGTCACGGCGGCGGCGCGTTCTCGGGCAAGGATCCGTCCAAGGTCGACCGTTCGGCCGCTTACGCCGCGCGTTACGTGGCCAAGAACATCGTCGCCGCCGGCCTGGCCGACCGCTGCGAAGTGCAGGTCTCCTACGCGATCGGCGTGGCCGAGCCGACCTCGATCTCGGTCACCACCTTCGGCACCGGCAAGATCAGCGACGACAAGATCGAGAAGCTGATCCGCAAGCACTTCGACCTGCGCCCGTACGGCATCGTCAAGATGCTCGACCTGATCCACCCGGTGTACCAGCTGACCGCGGCCTACGGCCACTTCGGCCGCAAGCCGAAGGAAGTGAGCTACGTCGACGGCGCCGGCAAGAAGCAGACCGCGACCGCGTTCTCGTGGGAAAAGACCGACAAGGCCGACGAACTGCGCAAGGACGCCGGGCTGAAGAAGTAA
- a CDS encoding lysophospholipid acyltransferase family protein: MLQFERRLEERFPQWFRGRRAALARPLIRTIGRWSKFDHIDQFLAETSHLRDFDFVSASLDFVQARYLLDAAELQRIPRSGRLLIVANHPSGAVDALALLDAVGRVRRDVKIIANDLLLALDGLTGLLLPIRILGGRPSAESLHAIEAALNEEQCVIVFPAGEVARLGLRGVTDGRWQRGFLRFARRTNAPVLPVRIEARNSALFYGASALFKPAGTALLAREMFARRARRIALRIGRPLHLPADGNPNQLLREVRRELHAIGTPRERAAPIGPEPLIDAVDPALVRAGVDALESLGQTLDGKQIRVGTLRPGSPLLREIGRLRELTFRAVGEGTGQRLDVDIYDSWYEHIVLWDEAEAKIAGAYRIARGSRVLAERGLAGLYTASLFRYADDAVPRLAQGMELGRSFVAPEYWNSRSIDYLWQGIGAYLMRHPGVRYLFGPVSISAALPPDAREQIVAYYARYYGQLESEAFSKQPFVYRQAPPQFDELDAATAFRVLKNNLDALGTSVPMLYKQYTDLCEPGGARFLAFGVDPAFSDSVDGLIEVDLQRLRPKKRERYLGASPSRAEAGAPSHAQADAAPDT; this comes from the coding sequence ATGCTGCAATTCGAACGCCGACTGGAAGAACGTTTTCCGCAATGGTTCCGCGGCCGCCGCGCCGCGCTGGCCCGGCCGCTGATCCGGACCATCGGGCGTTGGTCGAAATTCGACCACATCGACCAGTTCCTGGCCGAAACCAGCCACCTGCGCGATTTCGATTTCGTCAGCGCGTCGCTGGACTTCGTCCAGGCGCGCTATCTGCTCGACGCGGCCGAGCTGCAGCGCATCCCGCGCAGCGGCCGGCTGCTGATCGTGGCCAACCATCCCTCCGGCGCGGTCGACGCGCTGGCCCTGCTCGACGCGGTCGGGCGGGTGCGGCGCGACGTCAAGATCATCGCCAACGACCTGCTGCTGGCCCTGGACGGGCTGACCGGGCTGCTGCTGCCGATCCGCATCCTCGGCGGCCGGCCGAGCGCGGAGAGCCTGCACGCGATCGAGGCGGCGTTGAACGAGGAGCAGTGCGTGATCGTGTTCCCGGCCGGCGAAGTCGCCCGCCTGGGCCTGCGCGGGGTCACCGACGGGCGCTGGCAGCGCGGCTTCCTGCGCTTCGCCCGCCGGACCAACGCGCCGGTGCTGCCGGTGCGGATCGAGGCGCGCAATTCGGCGCTGTTCTACGGCGCCTCGGCGCTGTTCAAGCCGGCCGGCACCGCCTTGCTGGCGCGCGAGATGTTCGCCCGCCGCGCCCGCCGCATCGCCCTGCGCATCGGCCGCCCGCTGCATCTGCCGGCCGACGGCAACCCGAACCAGTTGCTGCGCGAGGTGCGGCGCGAACTGCACGCGATCGGTACGCCGCGCGAACGCGCCGCGCCGATCGGGCCCGAGCCGCTGATCGACGCGGTCGATCCGGCGCTCGTGCGCGCTGGCGTGGACGCGCTCGAATCGCTGGGACAGACCCTCGACGGCAAGCAGATCCGGGTCGGTACCCTGCGTCCGGGTTCGCCGCTGTTGCGCGAAATCGGCCGCCTGCGCGAGCTGACCTTCCGCGCGGTCGGCGAGGGCACCGGCCAGCGCCTGGACGTGGACATCTACGACAGCTGGTACGAACACATCGTGCTGTGGGACGAGGCCGAGGCGAAGATCGCCGGCGCCTACCGGATCGCGCGCGGCAGCCGGGTGCTGGCCGAACGCGGTCTGGCCGGTTTGTACACCGCGTCCTTGTTCCGCTACGCCGACGACGCGGTGCCGCGCCTGGCCCAGGGCATGGAACTGGGCCGCAGCTTCGTCGCGCCCGAATACTGGAACAGCCGCAGCATCGATTATCTGTGGCAGGGCATCGGCGCCTATCTGATGCGCCATCCGGGCGTGCGTTACCTGTTCGGGCCGGTGTCGATCAGCGCCGCGCTGCCGCCGGACGCGCGCGAACAGATCGTGGCCTATTACGCGCGCTACTACGGTCAGCTGGAATCCGAAGCGTTCTCCAAGCAGCCATTCGTGTACCGCCAGGCGCCGCCGCAGTTCGACGAACTCGATGCGGCGACCGCGTTCCGCGTGCTCAAGAACAATCTCGACGCGCTCGGTACCAGCGTGCCGATGCTCTACAAGCAGTACACCGACCTGTGCGAACCCGGCGGCGCGCGCTTCCTCGCGTTCGGCGTCGACCCGGCGTTCAGCGATTCGGTCGATGGCCTGATCGAAGTCGATCTGCAGCGTTTGCGCCCGAAGAAGCGCGAACGCTACCTCGGCGCGTCGCCGTCGCGCGCCGAAGCGGGCGCGCCGAGCCACGCGCAAGCGGACGCCGCCCCCGACACCTGA
- a CDS encoding UDP-2,3-diacylglucosamine diphosphatase → MSPASITPLPIRRRAVFVSDVHLGARHCHAAELADFLGNLRCDRLYLVGDIVDLWWMSQRRASWGAAQYRVVEALHALARAGTELIYVPGNHDRSVRRFCGLALPRMQVRRRAIHLTADGRRLLVTHGDDYDSVTQFGGMQEKFGDWLYERILTGNQLTNRVRRRFGLRYWSLADFLKRRSGAAERYISRFVQAGLNDARQRGLDGIVCGHIHRAALFERDGCIYANDGDWVESLTALAEDPDGTLRLLAHTGETLAMLPARAARLAVREELPHAA, encoded by the coding sequence ATGAGCCCCGCATCGATCACGCCCTTGCCGATACGCCGCCGCGCGGTATTCGTGTCCGATGTGCATCTGGGGGCCAGGCACTGCCATGCGGCGGAACTGGCCGATTTTCTGGGCAATCTGCGCTGCGACCGCTTGTATCTCGTCGGCGACATCGTCGACCTGTGGTGGATGTCGCAGCGGCGCGCGAGCTGGGGCGCGGCGCAGTACCGGGTGGTCGAGGCGCTGCATGCGCTGGCCCGCGCCGGCACCGAGCTGATCTACGTGCCCGGCAATCATGACCGCTCGGTGCGTCGCTTCTGCGGCCTGGCGCTGCCGCGCATGCAGGTGCGCCGGCGCGCGATCCACCTGACCGCCGATGGCCGTCGCCTGCTGGTTACTCACGGCGACGACTACGACAGCGTGACCCAGTTCGGCGGCATGCAGGAGAAGTTCGGCGACTGGCTATACGAACGCATCCTCACCGGCAACCAGCTCACCAACCGGGTGCGGCGCCGCTTCGGTCTGCGCTACTGGTCGCTGGCGGATTTCCTCAAGCGCCGCAGCGGCGCGGCCGAGCGTTATATCTCGCGCTTCGTCCAGGCCGGTTTGAACGATGCGCGCCAGCGCGGGCTGGACGGCATCGTCTGCGGCCATATCCATCGCGCGGCCTTGTTCGAACGCGACGGTTGCATCTATGCCAACGACGGCGACTGGGTGGAGAGCCTGACCGCGCTGGCCGAGGACCCCGACGGGACCTTGCGGTTGCTGGCGCATACCGGCGAGACCTTGGCGATGCTGCCGGCGCGGGCGGCTCGGTTGGCGGTGCGCGAAGAGTTGCCGCACGCGGCTTGA
- a CDS encoding aspartate/glutamate racemase family protein has translation MPHPASIGIVACSAEGAALCYRTICSEGAALLGPHAHPQIALHTHSLADYVVCLDRGDIDGVGELMLSSAHKLASAGARFLICPDNTIHQAMDYVLPRSPLPWLHIAEVVARSAAERGFRRIGLTGTQWLVESEVYPDKLGALGLEFVRPDAQQRAAIGRLIIDELVYGVFKPSTVAYFQQVIEGLKAQGCDAVVLGCTEIPLIIGDENSALPTLDSTRLLARAALRRAVADG, from the coding sequence ATGCCCCATCCCGCTTCCATCGGCATCGTCGCCTGTTCGGCCGAAGGCGCCGCGCTGTGCTATCGCACGATCTGCAGCGAAGGCGCGGCCCTGCTCGGCCCGCATGCGCATCCGCAGATCGCGCTGCATACCCATTCGCTGGCCGATTACGTGGTGTGTCTGGATCGCGGCGACATCGACGGCGTCGGCGAATTGATGCTGTCCTCGGCGCACAAGCTCGCCAGCGCCGGCGCGCGGTTCCTGATCTGCCCCGACAACACCATCCATCAGGCGATGGACTACGTGCTACCGCGCTCGCCGCTGCCGTGGCTGCACATCGCCGAAGTGGTCGCGCGCAGCGCGGCCGAACGCGGCTTCCGCCGGATCGGCCTGACCGGCACGCAGTGGCTGGTCGAGAGCGAGGTCTATCCCGACAAGCTCGGCGCGCTGGGGCTGGAGTTCGTGCGGCCCGATGCGCAGCAGCGCGCGGCGATCGGCCGGCTGATCATCGACGAGTTGGTGTACGGGGTGTTCAAGCCATCGACGGTGGCGTATTTCCAGCAGGTCATCGAGGGGCTCAAGGCCCAGGGCTGCGATGCGGTGGTGCTGGGATGTACCGAGATTCCGCTGATCATCGGCGATGAGAATTCGGCGTTGCCTACGTTGGATTCGACGCGGTTGCTGGCGCGGGCGGCGTTGCGGCGGGCTGTGGCTGACGGGTGA